The Listeria sp. PSOL-1 genome includes a region encoding these proteins:
- a CDS encoding STAS domain-containing protein, whose amino-acid sequence MGIPILKLGECLLISIQSELDDHTAIEFQEDLLAKIHETTARGVVIDITSIDFIDSFIAKILGDVVSMSRLMGAKVVVTGIQPAVAITLIELGIVFEGVLSAMDLESGLEKLKQELGE is encoded by the coding sequence GTGGGGATTCCAATACTTAAATTAGGTGAATGTTTATTAATTTCGATCCAAAGTGAATTGGATGATCATACAGCAATTGAATTTCAAGAAGATCTGCTAGCTAAAATCCATGAAACCACAGCCAGAGGAGTAGTTATTGATATTACGTCTATTGACTTTATTGATTCATTTATTGCAAAAATCCTAGGTGATGTTGTCAGCATGTCTAGATTGATGGGCGCAAAGGTTGTCGTCACTGGGATCCAACCAGCAGTAGCCATTACATTAATTGAGTTAGGTATAGTCTTTGAAGGTGTGCTATCAGCAATGGATTTAGAAAGTGGCCTTGAAAAATTGAAACAGGAATTGGGGGAATAA
- a CDS encoding SpoIIE family protein phosphatase — MSKTTNDAFAKMELFTFQRAKALQTCSGDMYYFHQSNDTFLCVIADGLGSGTEANKAAKAAINAIKEAPEEDVLTLMERANTAVFSLRGAAIAVVKCDLPHARITYSGMGNIRFFALGPSDKLIYPLSTKGYLSGGPKRFKVKEYQFQYDTKFLMYSDGLVLEHVQTYLKSSLSTEKTGNLIEQTIKEKPSDDVTFILGKFPKVT; from the coding sequence ATGTCTAAAACAACCAATGATGCTTTTGCTAAAATGGAATTGTTTACTTTTCAAAGAGCGAAAGCTTTGCAAACTTGCTCTGGGGACATGTATTATTTCCATCAATCGAATGATACGTTTTTGTGTGTGATAGCTGATGGGCTTGGAAGCGGTACTGAAGCTAATAAAGCAGCTAAGGCAGCGATTAATGCAATTAAAGAAGCCCCCGAAGAGGACGTTTTAACATTAATGGAACGTGCAAACACAGCCGTTTTTTCTCTTCGCGGGGCAGCTATTGCAGTGGTTAAGTGCGACTTACCTCATGCGCGGATTACTTATAGCGGCATGGGAAATATTCGCTTTTTTGCGCTTGGGCCGTCAGATAAGCTAATCTATCCATTATCAACAAAGGGATATTTATCTGGCGGACCCAAGCGTTTTAAGGTGAAAGAATACCAGTTTCAGTATGATACAAAGTTTTTAATGTATTCTGATGGTTTGGTTCTTGAACATGTACAAACTTATTTAAAGTCATCACTTAGCACAGAGAAGACAGGAAATCTAATCGAACAAACAATCAAAGAAAAACCAAGCGATGATGTTACATTTATTTTAGGAAAATTTCCCAAGGTTACATAA
- the rsbW gene encoding anti-sigma B factor RsbW, translated as MATMCDKIELTLPAKPEYVKLGRLALSGIASQAGFSYEAIEDLKIAVSEAITNSVKHAFKETGEGEIKVEFKIYQDKIDVIVTDRGESFDFEAKRDEIGPYEVSEEHEVLRIGGLGLFLIETLMDDVKFYHKKGVSVVMTKYINEKQVEENAESVST; from the coding sequence ATGGCAACAATGTGTGACAAAATTGAATTAACGTTACCTGCCAAGCCAGAATATGTTAAGTTAGGAAGATTGGCGCTTTCCGGAATTGCGAGTCAAGCAGGTTTTTCTTATGAAGCTATTGAAGACTTAAAAATTGCCGTAAGTGAAGCCATTACTAATTCTGTTAAACATGCTTTTAAAGAAACCGGTGAAGGTGAAATAAAAGTAGAGTTTAAGATATATCAAGATAAGATTGATGTCATTGTTACCGATCGCGGAGAAAGTTTTGATTTTGAAGCTAAGCGTGACGAAATTGGACCATATGAAGTGAGTGAAGAGCACGAAGTTTTGCGCATTGGTGGTTTAGGACTGTTTTTAATTGAAACATTAATGGATGACGTAAAGTTTTATCATAAAAAAGGTGTTTCCGTTGTAATGACCAAATATATCAATGAGAAGCAGGTGGAGGAGAATGCAGAGAGTGTCTCAACCTGA
- the sigB gene encoding RNA polymerase sigma factor SigB — translation MQRVSQPDKDAKEKVYEWIKAYQEDGDEQAQYELVVHYKNLVESIARKYSQGKSFHEDLVQVGNIGLLGAIRRYDATFGKSFEAFAVPTIVGEIKRFLRDKTWSVHVPRRIKELGPKIKNAVEELTRELQSSPQISDIANHIGATEEEVLEAMEMGKSYQALSVDHSIEADSDGSTITLLDVVGNEDDGFEQVNQRMLLEKVLPVLDEREQKILQYTFIENRSQKETGALLDISQMHVSRIQRQAIKKLQEALQNEEVE, via the coding sequence ATGCAGAGAGTGTCTCAACCTGATAAGGACGCTAAAGAAAAAGTATATGAGTGGATTAAAGCTTATCAAGAAGATGGTGACGAACAAGCGCAATATGAACTCGTTGTTCACTATAAGAATTTAGTTGAATCAATTGCTCGCAAGTATTCCCAAGGTAAATCTTTTCATGAAGATTTAGTGCAAGTGGGAAATATCGGTTTGCTTGGCGCGATTAGACGTTACGATGCAACATTTGGTAAAAGTTTTGAGGCTTTTGCTGTTCCAACAATCGTTGGTGAAATTAAGCGTTTTTTGCGCGATAAAACATGGAGTGTTCATGTGCCAAGACGTATTAAAGAACTTGGCCCTAAAATAAAAAACGCTGTTGAAGAACTCACACGAGAACTCCAAAGCTCACCACAAATTAGTGATATCGCAAATCATATTGGTGCAACAGAAGAGGAAGTTCTTGAAGCAATGGAAATGGGGAAAAGTTATCAAGCGCTTTCCGTTGACCATTCCATTGAAGCTGATTCTGATGGCAGCACAATCACGTTACTTGATGTTGTTGGAAATGAAGATGATGGCTTTGAACAAGTCAATCAAAGAATGTTACTTGAAAAAGTGCTTCCCGTATTAGACGAACGTGAACAAAAAATATTACAATATACTTTTATTGAAAATAGGAGTCAAAAAGAGACCGGAGCACTTCTTGATATTTCACAAATGCACGTTTCGCGAATTCAACGCCAAGCTATAAAAAAACTGCAGGAAGCACTGCAAAACGAGGAAGTGGAATAA
- the acpS gene encoding holo-ACP synthase: MIKGIGLDMIDIDRIRRAVTNNPRFVERILTEKEQLLYHKYTGQRQMEFLAGRFAVKEAYAKANGTGLGAHLSFLDIEVLQLKGGRPILLKPDLADENIFLSITHTEYSVAAQVIIEHKEKR; the protein is encoded by the coding sequence ATGATCAAAGGTATTGGTCTTGATATGATTGATATTGACCGGATTCGCCGAGCTGTGACAAATAATCCACGCTTTGTTGAACGAATTTTAACAGAGAAAGAGCAATTGTTATATCATAAATATACCGGACAGCGTCAAATGGAATTCCTAGCTGGACGATTTGCCGTAAAAGAAGCGTATGCAAAAGCAAACGGTACTGGACTTGGAGCACATCTTAGCTTTCTTGACATTGAAGTTTTACAGTTAAAAGGTGGTCGCCCCATTTTGTTAAAACCAGACCTTGCTGATGAAAACATCTTTCTCAGTATTACACATACTGAATACTCAGTAGCTGCTCAAGTTATTATTGAACATAAGGAAAAGAGGTAA
- a CDS encoding Tex family protein — protein sequence MKDDKTMQQIYNQLAYPKKNIDAVIKLMDEGNTVPFIARYRKEMTGSLDEVAIRNIEETYQYELKLATRKEEIIRLIAEQEKLTPELEAKIRQTKKQQTLEDIYRPYKQKKRTKATIAKEKGLEPLANWLFKLESGSPEMEAEKFISAEKEVKTAEEALLFAHEIMAEKIGDEAEYRKWTRDFTRKFGMILSTAKKPESDEKKVYEMYYDYQEMITKIASHRTLAFNRGEREGILRVGIQVDTTKIFDYFRNHLIKGKANEASSRVELAIQDAYKRFIAPAIEREIRAELTEVAENHAIEIFAANLRKLLLQPPLKGKIMLGVDPAYRTGCKLAVLDQTGKVLEIGVIYPHSGQTKYQIEIIAIGNGTASRETEKFVAEVLAETNEKASYCIVSEAGASVYSASEVARAEFPDYQVEERSAVSIGRRLQDPLAELVKIDPKSVGVGQYQHDVSQKKLTEALTFVVETAVNQVGVNVNTASASLLQYVAGLNKTVANNIRKYREENGSFTSRGELKKVPRLGAKSYEQSIGFMRILEGENPLDKTAIHPESYSAAKQIIKTAGSTLESIGSDELKTVLSDLDQKQLAETLDIGVETLQDIIADLSAPGRDLREELPAPLLKQNVISMEDLKTGMELEGTVRNVVAFGAFVDIGVKQDGLVHISKLTSSFVKNPLDVVSVGDIVTVWVDEVDLIKNRIALTMLNPSQDKNE from the coding sequence ATGAAAGATGATAAAACAATGCAGCAGATCTATAATCAATTAGCATACCCGAAAAAAAATATTGATGCGGTTATTAAATTAATGGATGAAGGAAATACGGTACCTTTTATCGCACGTTATCGTAAAGAAATGACAGGAAGCTTAGATGAAGTAGCCATTCGGAATATTGAAGAAACCTATCAATATGAGCTTAAATTAGCAACAAGAAAAGAAGAAATCATTCGCTTAATCGCTGAGCAGGAAAAGCTAACTCCTGAATTAGAGGCTAAAATTCGCCAAACAAAAAAGCAACAAACACTAGAAGATATTTACCGGCCATATAAACAAAAGAAGAGAACAAAAGCAACGATCGCTAAGGAAAAAGGACTGGAGCCACTTGCGAATTGGCTCTTTAAATTAGAAAGTGGCAGTCCAGAAATGGAAGCAGAAAAGTTTATTTCAGCTGAAAAAGAAGTAAAAACAGCCGAAGAAGCGCTTCTTTTCGCTCATGAAATTATGGCAGAAAAAATTGGCGATGAAGCAGAATATCGTAAATGGACGCGCGATTTCACACGTAAATTCGGGATGATTCTTTCTACTGCGAAAAAACCCGAAAGTGATGAAAAGAAAGTCTATGAAATGTACTATGATTATCAAGAAATGATCACAAAAATCGCAAGTCACCGCACACTTGCTTTTAACCGCGGTGAAAGAGAAGGGATTTTACGTGTTGGCATTCAAGTGGACACAACTAAAATCTTTGATTATTTCCGCAATCATTTAATTAAAGGAAAAGCAAACGAAGCAAGTTCACGGGTAGAACTCGCTATTCAAGATGCTTACAAGCGTTTTATTGCACCAGCTATTGAGCGTGAAATTCGTGCAGAGTTAACTGAAGTGGCAGAAAATCATGCCATCGAAATTTTTGCAGCAAACCTACGTAAATTGCTCCTACAACCACCGCTTAAAGGAAAAATTATGTTAGGTGTGGATCCCGCTTATCGCACTGGTTGTAAGCTTGCCGTCCTTGATCAAACTGGAAAGGTACTAGAAATTGGTGTTATCTACCCACATTCAGGTCAAACAAAATATCAAATTGAAATCATTGCAATCGGTAATGGTACCGCTTCACGTGAGACTGAAAAATTTGTTGCAGAAGTACTTGCTGAAACAAATGAAAAAGCCTCTTATTGTATTGTGAGCGAAGCAGGTGCAAGCGTTTATTCTGCAAGTGAAGTTGCCCGTGCTGAATTTCCAGATTACCAAGTAGAAGAAAGAAGTGCTGTTTCAATCGGGCGCAGGCTGCAAGATCCTTTGGCTGAACTTGTTAAAATTGATCCGAAATCTGTTGGTGTTGGGCAATATCAACATGATGTGTCACAAAAAAAATTAACAGAAGCACTCACATTTGTAGTTGAAACCGCTGTAAACCAGGTAGGAGTCAATGTGAATACCGCCTCTGCCTCACTTTTACAGTATGTTGCTGGATTGAATAAAACAGTCGCAAATAACATTCGTAAATATCGTGAAGAAAATGGCTCATTTACTTCACGTGGTGAACTAAAAAAAGTACCACGTTTAGGTGCAAAATCGTATGAACAAAGCATCGGCTTCATGCGTATTTTGGAAGGGGAAAACCCACTTGATAAAACAGCCATTCATCCAGAAAGTTATTCCGCCGCCAAACAAATTATCAAAACAGCTGGATCGACTTTAGAATCGATTGGGAGCGATGAGTTAAAAACAGTTTTAAGCGATTTGGATCAAAAGCAATTAGCTGAAACACTAGATATTGGGGTAGAAACATTACAAGATATTATTGCCGATTTGAGCGCTCCAGGACGAGATCTGCGTGAGGAGTTACCTGCACCGTTATTAAAACAAAATGTTATCTCAATGGAAGATTTAAAAACAGGCATGGAATTAGAAGGAACTGTCCGAAATGTCGTTGCCTTTGGTGCATTCGTTGATATCGGTGTGAAACAAGATGGACTCGTTCATATTTCAAAATTAACCTCTTCCTTTGTAAAAAATCCTTTAGACGTCGTATCCGTTGGAGATATTGTAACGGTCTGGGTAGATGAGGTAGATTTAATAAAAAACCGCATTGCGCTAACAATGCTTAACCCATCACAAGATAAAAATGAATAA
- a CDS encoding type II toxin-antitoxin system PemK/MazF family toxin, which yields MVKRGDVYYADLSPVVGSEQGGIRPVLIIQNDIGNRFSPTVVVAAITAKIQKAKLPTHVEATKKNGFDRDSVILLEQIRTIDKQRLTDKITHLDDELMEKVNKAVEISLGVVEF from the coding sequence TTGGTGAAGCGTGGTGATGTTTACTACGCGGATCTTTCCCCCGTGGTCGGGAGCGAGCAAGGGGGAATACGGCCTGTTCTCATCATTCAGAATGATATTGGCAATCGGTTTAGTCCAACCGTTGTTGTAGCTGCAATTACTGCAAAGATTCAAAAAGCAAAGTTGCCAACTCATGTTGAAGCTACCAAAAAAAATGGATTTGATCGGGATTCCGTTATTTTACTTGAACAAATCCGAACCATTGATAAGCAACGTTTAACGGATAAGATTACCCATCTGGACGATGAGCTAATGGAAAAGGTAAATAAAGCAGTCGAAATAAGTCTTGGTGTAGTGGAATTTTGA
- a CDS encoding PP2C family protein-serine/threonine phosphatase — translation MEKKNFARKYKKILFEYLKHQDEEILYSCEKLTKEAMEDKIPPEEIINIHRSALEDYDTELSNYVKKSFDVLLETMVGYGLAYLEHISLRSEQKKLQNEIAQAETMQKTLMESETPHREDVEFGVVSIAARQMSGDYYSFIEDTKTGIGIALADVIGKGIPAAFSTSMIKYALTGLDEKERTPSIVLKELNKVVEENINDSMFITMFYGLYHDDTHLFEFGSAGHEVGLYYQANEQSFSDLYARGLPLGIDRETSYRSFEKSVQPGDMIVIMSDGVTEARTEQGFIEREVLIDLFTKNLSLNTQAMVEEVYNQLLKMQNFTLHDDFTLICIKRTK, via the coding sequence ATGGAAAAGAAGAATTTTGCTAGAAAATATAAAAAAATTCTGTTTGAATATTTAAAGCATCAAGACGAAGAGATTCTTTATAGCTGTGAAAAATTAACAAAAGAAGCAATGGAAGATAAAATTCCACCAGAAGAAATTATCAATATTCACCGATCTGCCTTAGAAGATTATGATACAGAATTGTCAAATTATGTCAAAAAGTCATTCGATGTGTTACTGGAAACAATGGTTGGTTACGGGTTAGCCTATCTTGAACACATTAGCCTTAGAAGTGAGCAAAAGAAGCTACAAAATGAAATTGCCCAAGCAGAAACAATGCAAAAAACACTAATGGAATCAGAAACACCGCACCGTGAAGATGTAGAGTTTGGTGTTGTTAGTATTGCGGCTAGACAAATGAGTGGTGATTATTACAGTTTCATCGAAGACACAAAAACAGGGATTGGCATCGCACTAGCTGATGTAATTGGTAAAGGAATCCCAGCAGCATTTAGTACATCGATGATAAAATATGCACTAACTGGCCTAGATGAAAAAGAGCGAACACCTTCTATTGTTTTAAAAGAACTAAACAAAGTCGTGGAAGAAAATATCAACGATAGCATGTTCATTACGATGTTTTACGGCTTGTATCATGATGACACACATCTTTTTGAATTTGGATCAGCAGGCCATGAAGTAGGGCTTTACTATCAGGCAAACGAACAATCCTTCTCTGATCTTTATGCAAGAGGGCTTCCACTTGGCATAGATCGCGAAACAAGCTATCGCAGCTTTGAAAAAAGTGTTCAACCAGGAGATATGATTGTTATTATGTCTGATGGCGTAACCGAAGCACGGACGGAACAAGGCTTCATTGAACGAGAAGTATTAATTGATTTATTCACAAAAAATTTGAGCTTAAATACGCAAGCAATGGTAGAAGAAGTCTACAACCAACTTCTTAAAATGCAGAATTTCACATTGCATGATGATTTTACTTTAATTTGTATCAAGCGAACGAAATAA
- a CDS encoding STAS domain-containing protein → MYNNFAKFIRQNDTVLLEEWMEEMKQQTDPRIVDITKEEMYEETSKEFIDLLVSNVTEASSMFFEKLDNYAEKIVSINWPVHFVTIGLKVFGLLVYKKIRGQENFLKYEEDLEKDGYYLFGNWLSSMYNQIITAYATTFEKTVDIQKTALQELSAPLLPIFDKISVMPLIGTIDTERAKLIIENLLMGVVKNRSEVVLIDITGVPVVDTMVAHHIIQAAEAARLVGCQAMLVGIRPEIAQTIVALGIELNQIITTNTIKKGIERALALTNREIIEKEE, encoded by the coding sequence ATGTATAACAACTTTGCAAAGTTCATTCGTCAAAACGATACGGTTTTATTAGAAGAATGGATGGAAGAAATGAAGCAGCAAACCGATCCGCGTATTGTCGATATCACAAAAGAAGAGATGTATGAAGAAACAAGTAAAGAGTTTATTGACCTACTTGTTTCAAACGTTACAGAAGCAAGCAGTATGTTTTTTGAAAAGCTTGATAATTATGCCGAAAAGATCGTAAGTATTAATTGGCCTGTTCATTTTGTTACAATTGGGCTTAAAGTTTTCGGTCTGCTTGTTTACAAAAAAATACGTGGACAAGAAAATTTTTTAAAGTATGAAGAAGATCTAGAAAAAGATGGTTATTATCTCTTTGGAAATTGGCTTTCTTCGATGTATAATCAAATTATAACAGCTTATGCAACCACCTTTGAAAAAACAGTGGACATCCAAAAAACAGCACTTCAAGAACTTTCAGCACCGCTTTTACCTATTTTCGACAAAATATCAGTAATGCCTCTTATAGGTACAATTGATACTGAACGAGCCAAGCTAATTATCGAAAATTTACTCATGGGCGTTGTAAAAAATCGTTCTGAAGTTGTTTTGATTGATATAACAGGTGTACCCGTTGTCGATACAATGGTTGCACATCATATTATTCAGGCCGCAGAAGCCGCTCGTCTTGTCGGGTGTCAAGCCATGCTTGTAGGAATTCGACCAGAAATTGCGCAAACTATCGTGGCACTTGGAATCGAGCTTAATCAGATCATTACAACAAACACAATAAAAAAAGGGATAGAGCGCGCACTAGCTTTAACAAATAGAGAGATCATTGAAAAAGAGGAGTGA
- a CDS encoding SprT family protein — protein MNNDELQQLMEQVSLHYFKKKFKHKARFNARLKTTGGRYLLLSHDIEMNPSYLAECGLDYFMSIMRHELCHYHLHLENKGYRHRDQDFKKLLQEVDAPRFSKPLKREVKVQQYSCEKCRQVFLRRRKFNVAKYRCGNCGGKLKYIGESKVKIGE, from the coding sequence ATGAATAATGACGAATTGCAACAACTAATGGAACAGGTTTCACTTCATTATTTTAAAAAAAAATTTAAACATAAAGCTAGATTTAATGCAAGGTTAAAAACGACAGGCGGCAGATACTTACTTTTAAGCCACGATATTGAAATGAATCCAAGCTATTTAGCTGAATGTGGTTTAGATTACTTTATGAGTATTATGCGCCATGAACTTTGTCATTATCATCTGCATTTGGAGAATAAAGGTTACCGGCATCGTGATCAGGATTTTAAAAAGCTTTTGCAAGAAGTAGATGCACCGCGTTTCTCTAAACCGCTTAAGCGAGAAGTAAAAGTGCAACAATATAGCTGTGAAAAATGTCGGCAAGTTTTTTTAAGAAGAAGGAAGTTTAACGTAGCCAAATATCGTTGTGGAAATTGTGGTGGAAAGTTGAAATATATAGGCGAGTCAAAAGTGAAGATAGGCGAGTAA
- a CDS encoding anti-sigma regulatory factor, with translation MEFQSCVKIINEWDIVAARQIGRKFSKEIGFGTVDQARITTAISELARNIFLYAGSGEICISRISESRKTGLEITAKDSGPGILDIRKVMQDGYTTSGGLGAGLPGVKRLMDSFDIESKADGESKGTVIKAIKWVR, from the coding sequence ATGGAATTCCAATCCTGTGTAAAAATTATAAATGAATGGGATATTGTAGCTGCAAGACAAATTGGAAGAAAATTTTCAAAGGAAATAGGTTTTGGTACAGTAGATCAGGCAAGAATTACAACTGCAATTAGCGAACTTGCGCGAAATATTTTTCTTTATGCTGGAAGTGGTGAGATTTGTATTTCACGCATTTCGGAATCAAGAAAAACAGGCTTAGAAATTACCGCAAAAGATAGTGGTCCAGGAATTTTAGACATTCGCAAAGTTATGCAAGATGGCTATACAACATCAGGAGGGCTAGGAGCTGGTCTTCCTGGTGTAAAGCGTTTAATGGATAGTTTCGATATTGAATCTAAGGCAGACGGGGAAAGTAAGGGAACCGTCATCAAAGCAATTAAGTGGGTTCGGTAG
- the alr gene encoding alanine racemase translates to MVVGWHRDTWIEVDLTRIKKNIQNEQKRLPENTSIWAVVKANAYGHGIIEVAKAAKEAGATGFCVAILDEALALRENGFLDMPILVLGAVRKEDVALAAKFQISITLFDLNWLEDLVFDGNLNIHLKVDTGMGRLGVRSKEEVVKAIHQVKNDHRLSLEGIFTHFATADQKDMSYFNKQIQRFDEILQTLDKKPRYVHVANSADSLLHEHLECNVVRFGIAMYGLTPSTEIADILPFKLAPALSLYTKMVQVKKLKKGDHVSYGATYTAKNEEWIATLPIGYADGIIRHYSGFHVLINGIKAEIIGRVCMDQITIRLPYEFPVGTVVTIIGESSGVQVSADDIADHLNTINYEVICMLSERLKRIYQTSEQKDEFHPI, encoded by the coding sequence ATGGTTGTCGGTTGGCACCGTGATACATGGATTGAAGTCGATTTAACAAGGATTAAAAAAAATATTCAAAATGAACAAAAACGCTTACCAGAAAACACGTCGATTTGGGCCGTTGTTAAAGCGAATGCCTATGGACATGGAATCATTGAAGTAGCAAAAGCTGCAAAAGAAGCAGGAGCTACAGGTTTTTGCGTTGCTATTTTAGATGAAGCATTGGCGTTAAGAGAAAATGGTTTTCTTGACATGCCGATTTTAGTATTAGGAGCAGTAAGAAAAGAAGACGTAGCGCTTGCTGCAAAATTTCAAATTTCAATTACGCTATTTGATCTTAACTGGCTAGAGGACTTAGTGTTTGACGGAAATTTAAATATCCATTTAAAAGTGGATACGGGAATGGGCCGACTTGGCGTGCGATCAAAAGAAGAGGTAGTAAAAGCTATCCATCAAGTAAAAAATGATCATCGTTTATCGTTAGAAGGAATCTTTACTCATTTTGCTACAGCTGATCAAAAAGATATGAGCTATTTCAATAAACAGATACAACGGTTTGATGAAATTTTGCAAACGTTAGATAAAAAACCACGTTATGTTCATGTAGCTAATTCAGCTGATAGTCTACTTCATGAGCATTTGGAATGTAATGTTGTACGGTTTGGCATTGCAATGTATGGCTTAACTCCCTCCACCGAAATTGCAGATATATTGCCGTTTAAACTCGCGCCAGCTTTATCGCTTTATACCAAAATGGTTCAAGTCAAAAAGTTAAAAAAAGGTGATCACGTTAGCTACGGGGCTACTTATACGGCAAAAAATGAAGAATGGATAGCCACACTTCCAATTGGCTATGCAGATGGAATTATTCGTCACTATTCAGGCTTTCATGTCTTAATAAACGGCATAAAAGCAGAAATTATCGGACGTGTTTGCATGGATCAAATAACGATTAGGTTGCCCTATGAATTCCCAGTTGGAACGGTAGTAACTATAATTGGGGAGAGTAGCGGAGTTCAAGTAAGTGCAGATGACATAGCAGACCATTTAAATACGATCAATTATGAAGTGATATGTATGCTAAGTGAACGTTTAAAGCGTATCTATCAGACTTCCGAACAAAAAGATGAATTTCATCCCATTTAA
- a CDS encoding STAS domain-containing protein gives MNIDIKINEQDEKHVEAFIRGEIDAYTAPKLKENLEKYQEEKDFELRVDLADVGYMDSTGLGVFVGMYKCLRANNSELILVGLPERLYRLFEITGLSDIIEIKKEGEANGNNV, from the coding sequence ATGAATATCGATATTAAGATTAACGAACAAGATGAAAAGCACGTAGAAGCCTTCATTAGGGGTGAAATAGACGCCTATACAGCACCTAAACTAAAAGAAAATCTTGAAAAATATCAAGAAGAAAAAGATTTTGAACTACGTGTTGATTTAGCTGACGTCGGTTACATGGATTCTACCGGTCTAGGTGTATTTGTTGGCATGTATAAATGCCTTCGTGCAAATAACAGTGAACTTATTTTAGTCGGATTACCAGAACGTTTATACCGTCTTTTTGAAATCACTGGACTATCAGATATTATTGAAATCAAAAAAGAGGGTGAAGCGAATGGCAACAATGTGTGA
- a CDS encoding CopG family ribbon-helix-helix protein, with amino-acid sequence MLERECETEISVTLTEELMQELDSVVKKEKVGRSEVIREATKQFIEQKKARELRDEMEKGYTEMATINFAISSECTHVEAEAETKSMEILGG; translated from the coding sequence GTGTTAGAGAGAGAATGTGAAACAGAAATCTCAGTTACGTTAACTGAGGAACTCATGCAAGAACTAGATTCAGTCGTAAAAAAAGAAAAAGTGGGGCGAAGCGAAGTGATTAGAGAAGCTACGAAACAGTTTATCGAACAAAAAAAAGCACGTGAGCTACGTGACGAAATGGAAAAGGGATATACTGAAATGGCAACGATTAACTTTGCTATTTCTAGTGAATGCACGCATGTTGAAGCGGAAGCAGAAACAAAAAGTATGGAAATATTAGGAGGTTAG